The Marinobacter halotolerans genome includes a window with the following:
- a CDS encoding methylamine utilization protein: MFKNWIVPLLLTMAPLALAAEPTTLSVRIVDSSTGEPVEDARVIINHGQAAEPSSAEMIQKGREFRPHSLVVPRGSKVDFPNRDNTQHHVYSFSPAKSFNIELFAGQPEEPILFDKTGVVEVGCNIHDQMQGFILVTESALTARTGPDGMAAIRLPASVSAMADGKLDFSLWHDRLQNTTQTVDVTASIPSSGPLELALDLKLERPEKGRLDGLQKRFQDL, from the coding sequence ATGTTCAAAAACTGGATTGTTCCGCTATTGCTGACCATGGCGCCCCTTGCACTGGCAGCGGAGCCGACGACGCTTTCGGTCAGAATCGTAGACAGCTCGACCGGGGAACCCGTCGAGGACGCCCGGGTTATAATCAATCACGGCCAAGCCGCCGAGCCCTCCAGCGCCGAAATGATCCAGAAAGGCCGAGAATTCCGGCCGCATTCTCTGGTCGTTCCCAGAGGATCGAAGGTCGATTTCCCCAATCGGGATAACACCCAGCATCACGTGTATTCATTCTCGCCCGCCAAATCCTTCAATATTGAGCTCTTTGCAGGCCAGCCCGAAGAACCCATCCTGTTTGACAAAACCGGCGTTGTGGAAGTTGGATGCAACATTCATGACCAGATGCAGGGCTTTATTCTGGTTACCGAAAGCGCCCTGACGGCCCGCACGGGGCCGGACGGCATGGCCGCCATCCGTCTTCCTGCCAGCGTGTCGGCCATGGCCGACGGGAAGCTGGACTTCAGCCTTTGGCATGACAGGTTGCAGAACACCACGCAAACCGTCGATGTGACGGCCAGTATTCCGTCCTCCGGCCCCTTAGAGCTGGCCCTGGACCTCAAGCTGGAACGTCCGGAAAAGGGGCGACTGGACGGTTTACAAAAACGCTTCCAGGATCTGTGA
- a CDS encoding MATE family efflux transporter: MLTNLTVPLLGLVDTAVLGHLDSPEYLGAVAVAANLFSILYWTFGFMRMGTTGLAAQAWGRRDEFAQIALLLRSVLLATGIGLVLILFHQPIVAFGLILMNPSQNVAELAAEYASIRIWSAPAVLCQYTLVGWLIGTHSPKGPMIMLIVANGLNIVLDVLFVTVLGWNSAGVAVATVMAEYSAAAVGFYLVLKNMPSGQGFTRALFGRVSDYLTILQVNRYIMVRTIALLLVLAFFTAQGARQGDTVLAANAVLITFLLVISNGLDGFANAAEALIGEAVGQGDRAQFRRVFRVALRWSLWGSVLFTVAFVLGGRFLISLLTGIDEVRHTAWQYLPWLWTLPLTAVWGFLLDGVFIGATRTRDMQNTMLVSAGLVFLPVWWLTTGWGNHGLWFALISLMIARALSMGWLCYQHTRHDRWFDGNSRSGHTG; the protein is encoded by the coding sequence ATGCTGACCAACCTCACCGTGCCTCTGCTGGGCCTGGTAGATACCGCCGTACTCGGTCATCTGGACAGCCCCGAATACCTGGGCGCCGTGGCGGTAGCCGCGAACCTGTTCAGCATTCTGTACTGGACTTTCGGCTTCATGCGCATGGGCACCACCGGACTGGCGGCCCAGGCCTGGGGCCGGCGGGACGAATTCGCACAGATAGCCCTGCTATTGAGATCGGTACTGCTGGCAACCGGCATCGGGCTCGTGCTAATCCTGTTTCATCAACCCATAGTGGCATTCGGCCTGATCCTGATGAATCCCAGCCAGAACGTTGCCGAGCTGGCCGCCGAGTACGCCTCGATCCGGATCTGGAGCGCCCCTGCCGTGCTCTGTCAGTACACCCTGGTGGGCTGGCTGATCGGCACCCACTCCCCCAAGGGCCCAATGATCATGCTGATCGTGGCCAATGGCCTGAATATAGTTCTGGATGTTCTGTTCGTAACGGTTCTGGGCTGGAACAGCGCAGGTGTTGCTGTCGCCACGGTTATGGCGGAGTACTCGGCCGCGGCCGTGGGCTTTTACCTGGTACTGAAGAATATGCCCTCGGGCCAAGGGTTTACCCGTGCCCTGTTCGGCCGCGTCAGCGACTATCTGACAATCCTGCAGGTCAACCGCTACATTATGGTCCGTACCATTGCCCTGTTGCTGGTGCTGGCGTTCTTTACCGCCCAGGGCGCCCGCCAGGGTGACACGGTGCTGGCGGCCAACGCCGTGCTGATCACTTTTCTGCTGGTGATTTCCAACGGTCTGGACGGTTTTGCCAATGCCGCAGAGGCACTGATTGGCGAAGCAGTGGGACAGGGCGACCGGGCCCAGTTCAGACGCGTGTTCCGGGTGGCCCTGCGTTGGTCACTCTGGGGTTCGGTGCTTTTCACAGTGGCGTTCGTGCTTGGGGGCCGGTTCCTGATCAGCCTGCTGACCGGTATTGACGAAGTCCGCCACACAGCCTGGCAATATCTACCCTGGCTATGGACGCTGCCGCTAACCGCCGTGTGGGGGTTTCTGCTGGACGGCGTATTCATTGGCGCCACCCGCACCCGGGACATGCAGAACACAATGCTGGTATCGGCGGGGCTGGTGTTTCTGCCGGTCTGGTGGCTGACCACCGGGTGGGGCAATCATGGCCTGTGGTTTGCGCTTATCAGCCTGATGATAGCCCGTGCACTTTCCATGGGATGGCTGTGCTACCAGCACACCCGGCACGATCGCTGGTTCGACGGGAACAGCCGTTCAGGGCATACCGGTTGA
- the coxB gene encoding cytochrome c oxidase subunit II, producing MRVQVRRAGALLGGLMLPAMSMADWTLNMSPGVTKSSNEIFDLHMTILWICVVIGVVVFGIMFWSIFAHRKSPDRKPANFHENTLVEILWTIIPLVILVVMAIPATATLVDMYDTTEAEIDIKVTGYQWRWKYDYIDQDFGYFSNISTSDDEIYNRTQKTENYLLDVDNPLVIPVDTRVRLLLTSNDVIHSWWVPAFGVKKDAIPGFINEIWTQVDEPGIYRGQCTELCGIKHGFMPVVVRAVPREEYDAWVSEQTAAAEAERDLTQKDWTMAELMERGEKAYATACAACHQPDGTGAPPAFPALKGSQIALEDMQAHLDVVVNGVPGSAMQAFGNQLSEVDLAAVITYERNAWGNDTGEMVTPKQVFDYKNQE from the coding sequence ATGCGCGTGCAAGTTAGACGGGCAGGTGCACTCTTGGGTGGTCTTATGTTGCCAGCGATGTCCATGGCGGACTGGACGCTGAACATGAGCCCCGGGGTAACCAAGTCCAGTAATGAAATTTTCGACCTTCACATGACCATCCTCTGGATCTGCGTCGTCATCGGCGTTGTGGTCTTCGGCATCATGTTCTGGTCTATCTTTGCCCATCGCAAATCTCCGGACCGGAAGCCGGCCAATTTCCACGAGAACACTCTGGTGGAAATTCTCTGGACAATTATCCCCCTGGTCATATTGGTCGTTATGGCCATTCCGGCCACCGCTACCCTCGTGGATATGTATGACACCACCGAGGCAGAAATCGATATCAAGGTAACCGGCTACCAGTGGCGCTGGAAATACGATTATATCGATCAGGATTTCGGCTATTTCTCGAACATTTCCACCAGCGATGACGAGATCTACAACCGCACGCAGAAAACCGAAAATTATCTTCTCGACGTCGATAATCCCCTGGTCATTCCGGTGGACACCCGGGTCCGGTTGCTGCTGACATCAAACGATGTCATCCATAGCTGGTGGGTTCCTGCCTTCGGCGTCAAGAAAGACGCAATTCCCGGCTTTATCAACGAAATCTGGACGCAGGTAGACGAGCCCGGCATTTATCGTGGTCAGTGCACCGAGTTGTGCGGTATCAAGCACGGCTTTATGCCCGTGGTGGTCAGAGCGGTCCCACGTGAAGAATACGATGCCTGGGTCAGCGAGCAGACAGCCGCTGCAGAGGCTGAGCGTGATCTTACTCAGAAAGACTGGACCATGGCTGAACTGATGGAGCGGGGCGAAAAAGCTTACGCCACCGCCTGTGCGGCCTGTCACCAGCCTGACGGCACCGGCGCTCCACCCGCATTCCCCGCCCTGAAGGGCAGCCAGATTGCATTGGAAGACATGCAGGCTCACCTGGACGTCGTGGTTAATGGCGTGCCCGGATCGGCCATGCAGGCCTTCGGTAACCAGCTAAGCGAGGTGGATCTTGCCGCCGTGATTACCTACGAGCGGAATGCCTGGGGTAACGACACCGGTGAAATGGTGACGCCGAAACAGGTTTTCGATTACAAAAACCAGGAATGA
- the ctaD gene encoding cytochrome c oxidase subunit I — MSAVTDTHAQDDHHHGPAKGFSRWLLTTNHKDIGSMYLIFSFTMFLLGGAMAMVIRAELFQPGLQIVEPAFFNQMTTMHGLIMVFGAVMPAFVGLANWMLPLMVGAPDMALPRMNNWSFWLLPCAFLILVSTLFMQGGAPNFGWTFYAPLSTTYGPPSTTFFIFAVHIMGISSIMGAINVIATILNMRAPGMTLMKMPLFVWTWLITAFLLIAVMPVLAGVVTMMLMDINFGTSFFDASGGGDPVLFQHVFWFFGHPEVYIMILPAFGAVSHIIPAFSRKPLFGYASMVYAVGAIALLSFVVWAHHMFTVGIPIAGQLFFMYATMLIAVPTGVKVFNWVATMFRGSLTFEAPMLFAVAFVILFTIGGFSGLMLAIAPADFQYHDTYFVVAHFHYVLVPGAIFGIFASAYFWLPKWTGHMYDETLAKTHFWLSFVGMNLAFFPMHFLGLAGMPRRIPDYALQFADFNMVSSIGAFMFGATQLLFLFIVVKCVRGGEKASAKPWDGAEGLEWTVPSPAPYHTFATPPEVK, encoded by the coding sequence ATGAGTGCGGTTACAGATACCCACGCCCAGGACGATCATCACCACGGCCCTGCCAAGGGATTCAGCCGGTGGTTGCTGACGACCAACCATAAAGACATCGGGTCCATGTACCTGATCTTCAGTTTCACCATGTTCCTGTTGGGCGGGGCCATGGCAATGGTGATTCGGGCCGAGCTGTTCCAGCCGGGCTTGCAGATTGTGGAGCCGGCATTCTTCAACCAGATGACGACCATGCACGGTCTGATTATGGTATTCGGCGCGGTCATGCCGGCCTTTGTCGGCCTGGCTAACTGGATGCTCCCGCTGATGGTGGGCGCGCCCGATATGGCCCTGCCACGGATGAACAACTGGAGCTTCTGGCTTCTGCCCTGCGCCTTCCTGATTCTGGTTTCCACCCTCTTTATGCAGGGCGGCGCACCGAACTTCGGCTGGACCTTCTACGCTCCGCTGTCCACCACTTACGGGCCACCGAGTACCACCTTCTTCATCTTTGCCGTTCACATAATGGGTATCTCATCCATCATGGGTGCTATCAACGTGATCGCAACCATACTGAACATGCGTGCACCAGGTATGACCCTGATGAAAATGCCCCTGTTCGTGTGGACCTGGCTGATCACCGCTTTCCTGCTGATTGCCGTTATGCCTGTGCTGGCCGGCGTGGTCACCATGATGCTGATGGATATCAACTTCGGCACGAGCTTCTTTGATGCTTCCGGCGGCGGCGACCCCGTACTGTTCCAGCATGTGTTCTGGTTCTTCGGCCATCCCGAGGTCTACATCATGATTCTGCCGGCCTTTGGTGCGGTGTCTCATATCATCCCGGCATTCTCCCGCAAGCCGCTGTTCGGCTATGCCTCAATGGTATACGCGGTAGGTGCGATCGCTCTGCTGTCGTTTGTGGTCTGGGCTCACCACATGTTTACCGTGGGGATCCCCATCGCCGGCCAGTTGTTCTTCATGTATGCGACCATGCTGATCGCGGTGCCCACGGGCGTTAAGGTGTTCAACTGGGTTGCCACCATGTTCCGTGGTTCCCTCACCTTTGAAGCGCCCATGCTGTTTGCCGTTGCCTTCGTGATCCTGTTCACCATTGGCGGTTTCTCCGGACTGATGCTGGCCATCGCCCCGGCGGACTTCCAGTACCACGACACCTACTTCGTTGTGGCGCACTTCCACTACGTGCTGGTGCCCGGTGCCATCTTCGGTATCTTCGCCTCGGCCTATTTCTGGCTGCCCAAGTGGACCGGGCACATGTACGATGAAACCCTGGCCAAGACCCACTTCTGGCTGTCGTTCGTGGGCATGAACCTGGCGTTCTTCCCCATGCATTTCCTGGGGCTGGCGGGTATGCCGCGTCGTATCCCGGACTATGCTCTGCAGTTCGCCGACTTCAACATGGTGTCCAGTATTGGCGCGTTTATGTTCGGTGCGACGCAGCTGCTGTTCCTGTTCATTGTGGTCAAATGCGTAAGAGGCGGAGAGAAAGCCTCCGCCAAGCCCTGGGATGGTGCTGAAGGTCTGGAGTGGACGGTACCGTCACCGGCGCCTTATCACACGTTCGCGACGCCGCCGGAAGTGAAATAG
- a CDS encoding cytochrome c oxidase subunit 3, giving the protein MADNQSYYVPEQSKWPIIATVGLGVMLYGLAAIMVDSKQGAETTSSWIMFWAGTAIMVYMLFGWFGNVIKESRSGLYSPQMDRSFRWGMMWFIFSEVMFFAAFFGALFYVRVFALPWLGGEGDKGSTNMLWEGFQASWPLLNTPNPEAYPAPASVIGPWGLPLINTILLVTSSFTVTVAHHALKHDNRPKTKLWLGATIALALVFVCVQAYEYVHAYQDLNLTLGSGIYGSTFYMLTGFHGAHVILGTLMLTIMLVRIHKGHFTPDNHFGFEASAWYWHFVDVVWLGLFVFVYVI; this is encoded by the coding sequence ATGGCCGACAACCAGTCATATTACGTGCCTGAACAGAGCAAGTGGCCCATCATTGCTACCGTTGGGCTTGGGGTGATGCTGTATGGCCTTGCAGCCATCATGGTGGATAGTAAGCAGGGTGCAGAAACCACCAGCTCGTGGATTATGTTCTGGGCCGGCACGGCCATCATGGTCTACATGCTTTTCGGGTGGTTCGGCAATGTCATCAAGGAAAGTCGTTCCGGGCTTTACAGCCCGCAGATGGACCGCTCTTTCCGCTGGGGGATGATGTGGTTCATATTCTCCGAAGTGATGTTTTTCGCGGCCTTTTTTGGTGCTTTGTTCTACGTTCGTGTGTTTGCCCTGCCATGGCTGGGCGGCGAGGGCGATAAAGGCAGTACCAATATGCTCTGGGAAGGGTTTCAGGCCAGCTGGCCGCTGCTGAACACGCCCAATCCTGAAGCCTATCCGGCGCCAGCTTCTGTCATTGGGCCCTGGGGCCTGCCCCTGATCAACACCATCCTGCTGGTGACGTCGTCTTTCACCGTCACCGTGGCACACCACGCCTTGAAGCATGATAACCGGCCCAAGACCAAGCTCTGGCTGGGAGCGACCATTGCTCTGGCTCTGGTCTTTGTGTGTGTGCAGGCTTATGAGTATGTCCATGCCTATCAGGACCTGAACCTGACGCTGGGATCCGGCATCTACGGCAGCACTTTCTATATGCTGACCGGGTTCCACGGGGCGCACGTGATACTGGGTACGCTGATGCTTACCATCATGCTGGTCCGGATTCATAAGGGACATTTTACGCCCGACAACCATTTCGGGTTCGAAGCCTCGGCCTGGTACTGGCACTTTGTAGACGTGGTCTGGCTCGGTCTGTTTGTGTTCGTCTATGTAATCTGA
- a CDS encoding twin transmembrane helix small protein, which translates to MLKISIVVLMLAVVVSLFSGLFFLIKDGGKSNRVLNSLALRVALSIALLAVILISLWQGGLTLNPTP; encoded by the coding sequence ATGCTGAAAATTTCCATCGTTGTACTCATGCTTGCGGTCGTGGTGAGTCTGTTCAGCGGATTGTTTTTCCTGATAAAGGATGGCGGGAAAAGCAACAGGGTTCTGAATTCACTGGCACTGCGGGTCGCACTGAGCATCGCGCTGCTGGCGGTGATTCTTATCTCGCTATGGCAAGGGGGCCTGACACTGAATCCGACCCCCTGA
- a CDS encoding SURF1 family protein codes for MVAPDSVEPRRWRFDWRLMVFAGIFLPLLIGLGLWQLDRAAEKKARLAQWQQQATELSWPQHIAEGLQPGQPVTLTGEYGNNTWLLDNRTRDGAAGYEVLTLFRPDSGSPLVINRGWVLAPRRRDELPDINTPEGEVAVSGRLSEYPVPPVLMQTPDDQVGWPKRVQALIRAEVSAQIPDVAPLVLRLKGPDQPGAYRADWAPDTMGPQTHYGYAVQWFSLAAALVILTLVASYRRTGNNNDNG; via the coding sequence ATGGTCGCGCCTGATTCAGTCGAGCCCCGTCGGTGGCGGTTCGACTGGCGGCTGATGGTTTTCGCCGGCATATTTCTACCACTGTTGATCGGGCTCGGCCTCTGGCAACTGGATCGGGCCGCAGAAAAGAAAGCCCGCCTTGCGCAATGGCAGCAGCAGGCGACAGAACTGAGCTGGCCTCAGCACATTGCCGAAGGCCTGCAGCCGGGTCAGCCAGTGACGCTGACGGGCGAATACGGAAACAATACGTGGCTGCTGGATAATCGGACCCGTGATGGTGCGGCCGGCTATGAAGTTCTGACGCTCTTTCGCCCGGACAGCGGCAGCCCATTGGTGATCAATCGTGGCTGGGTACTGGCGCCACGGCGCCGGGACGAGTTGCCGGACATCAACACGCCGGAGGGCGAGGTGGCGGTTTCCGGTCGCCTGAGCGAGTACCCTGTTCCGCCTGTGCTGATGCAGACACCCGATGATCAGGTTGGCTGGCCCAAGCGGGTGCAGGCGCTTATCCGGGCCGAGGTGTCCGCGCAGATTCCGGACGTGGCGCCGCTGGTCCTGCGCCTCAAGGGCCCCGACCAGCCCGGCGCATACCGTGCTGACTGGGCGCCGGACACAATGGGGCCGCAAACCCATTACGGCTATGCCGTGCAATGGTTTTCACTGGCCGCCGCACTGGTTATATTGACGTTGGTTGCAAGCTACCGCAGAACGGGAAACAACAATGACAACGGCTGA
- a CDS encoding COX15/CtaA family protein yields MLGAWTRLVDAGLGCPDWPGCYGFLTVPQGESNIAIANARFPDTPVEAEKGWPEMIHRYAAGTLGLVVFGLAGYAVRHRREGLPVKLPLFIAAFILLQGAFGMWTVTLKLWPQIVALHLLGGFTTLTLLTLLTLRLRNHARPAPEPSAQPVEKQNRQTLGGFRPWLYGGLLLVVLQIALGAWTAANYAAVACTDLPTCQGQWWPDDMDFQHGFDVTQHVGPNYLGGQLTADGRVAIHVTHRVGAMVVLAYFTVFLALLWRRVRGTPMAWPVALVATILVLQILLGLANVIFHIPLSVAVAHNAMGAGLLLSVVNLIWRLKRMPASEAGEETPHTIMNDREVPA; encoded by the coding sequence ATGCTTGGTGCCTGGACTCGCTTGGTGGATGCCGGGCTTGGTTGTCCCGACTGGCCGGGCTGTTATGGGTTTTTGACGGTGCCCCAGGGCGAATCAAACATTGCCATTGCCAACGCCCGTTTCCCGGACACCCCGGTGGAAGCCGAAAAGGGCTGGCCTGAGATGATTCACCGATATGCCGCCGGCACCCTTGGCCTGGTGGTGTTCGGCCTGGCCGGTTACGCGGTAAGACATCGCCGTGAAGGTCTGCCGGTCAAGCTGCCACTGTTTATTGCCGCCTTTATACTGCTGCAAGGGGCGTTCGGTATGTGGACGGTGACCCTCAAGCTTTGGCCCCAGATAGTCGCCCTGCATCTGCTGGGGGGCTTTACCACCCTAACGCTGCTGACCCTACTGACCTTACGCTTGCGAAATCATGCCCGTCCGGCCCCGGAACCGTCTGCGCAACCCGTTGAAAAACAGAACCGGCAGACTCTGGGCGGTTTCCGGCCCTGGCTTTATGGGGGGCTCCTGTTGGTTGTACTGCAGATTGCCCTCGGTGCCTGGACTGCGGCGAATTACGCCGCGGTAGCCTGTACGGATCTACCCACCTGTCAGGGCCAGTGGTGGCCGGACGATATGGATTTCCAGCACGGATTTGACGTTACCCAGCACGTGGGCCCGAACTATCTCGGAGGCCAGCTGACGGCGGACGGTCGAGTTGCCATTCACGTCACTCATCGGGTCGGTGCCATGGTCGTACTTGCGTACTTCACCGTTTTTCTGGCATTACTGTGGCGCCGTGTCCGGGGCACACCCATGGCATGGCCTGTGGCATTGGTGGCAACGATTCTGGTTTTACAGATTCTGCTCGGACTGGCCAACGTTATTTTCCATATACCGCTGTCTGTGGCGGTGGCGCATAATGCAATGGGTGCAGGCCTGTTGCTGAGCGTGGTCAATCTGATCTGGCGCCTGAAGCGAATGCCAGCCAGCGAGGCTGGCGAAGAAACACCACATACAATAATGAATGATCGAGAGGTACCAGCATGA
- the cyoE gene encoding heme o synthase encodes MSEHVERLPAQASGETRASSAISWRDYLELTKPTVVAMMILTSVIGMLLATPGVPGWEVLLYGNLGIALLAGAAAVVNHVVDQKIDTVMARTRKRPVATGKIAPLDALLFATGLAVAGMVILVWQVNTLTAWLTLASLVGYAGVYTLFLKRMTPQNIVIGGLAGAMPPLLGWTAVTGQIDGHALLLVLIIFAWTPPHFWALAIHRKEEYAKAGIPMLPVTHGNRYTELHILLYTLIMFAVSLLPFVTGMSGGIYLVGAVALGLRFLQYAVRLLRGDDRRVALKTFKYSITYLMALFVFLLVDHFVFF; translated from the coding sequence ATGAGCGAGCATGTTGAGAGGCTGCCCGCACAGGCTTCCGGAGAAACCAGAGCGTCGTCGGCGATCTCCTGGCGGGACTATCTGGAACTGACCAAACCCACCGTGGTCGCGATGATGATCCTCACGTCGGTCATCGGGATGCTGCTGGCAACGCCGGGTGTTCCGGGCTGGGAGGTTCTGCTATACGGCAACCTGGGCATTGCTCTGCTGGCCGGCGCGGCCGCCGTGGTCAACCATGTCGTCGACCAGAAGATCGACACGGTCATGGCCCGCACTCGTAAACGGCCCGTGGCCACCGGCAAGATTGCCCCCCTGGATGCGCTGCTGTTTGCCACCGGTCTGGCTGTGGCCGGAATGGTAATACTGGTGTGGCAGGTGAATACCCTGACCGCCTGGCTGACATTGGCCTCCCTGGTGGGCTACGCCGGGGTCTACACCCTGTTTCTGAAGCGAATGACACCCCAGAATATCGTGATCGGGGGGCTGGCCGGCGCTATGCCGCCGCTTCTGGGCTGGACCGCAGTCACTGGTCAGATCGATGGTCACGCGCTGCTGTTGGTGCTGATTATCTTCGCCTGGACACCACCGCATTTCTGGGCCCTGGCTATCCATCGAAAAGAAGAGTACGCCAAGGCCGGTATTCCCATGCTGCCAGTGACCCACGGCAACCGGTACACCGAACTGCATATTCTTCTGTATACCCTCATTATGTTTGCGGTCAGTCTGCTGCCTTTCGTGACCGGCATGTCCGGTGGTATCTACCTGGTGGGCGCCGTAGCACTGGGGCTCAGGTTCCTGCAGTACGCCGTTCGTCTGTTGCGGGGCGATGATCGTCGAGTGGCGCTGAAAACGTTCAAGTATTCCATCACCTACCTGATGGCCCTGTTCGTGTTTCTACTGGTCGACCACTTTGTCTTCTTCTGA
- a CDS encoding SCO family protein: MNSGQSTNRSIRLTLAVMLLVVILIFGLVIGRQTFLADSGEPTPAPDLTEINTYVYDQARPLTDFQLVDENGESFTPEDLKGHWTFAFVGFTNCPDICPAAMANLRQTESLLPETLPQPQYLLITADPENDTPAKLKEYVSFFGDNFHGATGELPILRALAESLGAAFSEREVEGETLVSHSGHFALINPEGKLAAVIQPPHSPKDIASAFRKIYEWARENHPRAAQS, encoded by the coding sequence ATGAATTCCGGCCAATCCACAAACCGTTCCATCCGCCTGACACTGGCCGTCATGCTACTTGTGGTGATCCTGATTTTCGGGCTGGTGATTGGCCGGCAGACCTTTCTGGCGGATTCCGGAGAACCTACGCCGGCGCCGGACCTCACCGAGATCAATACTTATGTCTATGATCAGGCCCGGCCACTGACGGATTTTCAGCTTGTGGATGAAAACGGCGAGTCCTTCACCCCGGAAGACCTGAAGGGGCACTGGACCTTTGCCTTTGTGGGCTTTACCAACTGCCCGGATATCTGCCCCGCTGCCATGGCCAATCTACGCCAGACAGAGAGCCTGCTGCCGGAAACGCTGCCGCAACCACAGTATCTGCTGATCACGGCGGATCCTGAAAACGACACCCCGGCAAAGCTCAAGGAATATGTGAGCTTCTTCGGCGACAATTTCCACGGGGCCACCGGTGAGCTTCCCATACTGCGAGCGCTGGCCGAGAGCCTCGGGGCGGCGTTTTCCGAGCGTGAGGTGGAGGGAGAAACCCTGGTCAGCCACAGCGGTCACTTCGCGCTGATCAACCCCGAGGGAAAGCTTGCCGCCGTAATCCAGCCGCCCCACTCACCGAAGGACATCGCCTCGGCTTTCCGGAAAATCTACGAGTGGGCCAGGGAAAACCACCCCCGGGCGGCCCAGTCCTGA